AGGGGCACGAAGTCTGGTGAGAACACATGGTGTACCTCCACATCGGTCGGGCCGTCCTTGGACGATCCCTATGGACAGACCATGCTCCGGCTGTGAAGTGAGCGGAACAGCCCGCCGCCAAGCGTGACAACACGCGGACAACACCCGGACGGTTCCACGACGGTCGGCGCGGACTCGCCACCGAAGGGGTGAGGTCACGCCTGAGGACGTACCGGTGGAATTAGATGTGGAAACCTGCATTCCGTTTCATTCGGGAGTTCCTGCCATGCCCGTACGTCCTGTTCCCGCCGTCCTCGCCTCAACAGGCGCCGCGCTGCTCCTGCTGGCCGCCGCTCCGTCCGCCCCCGCCGCCCCGCCCGCTCCCGCCGACACCAAGGAAATGGTGACGGTCGACAAGACCGCGCGGATCGCCGCCGACGGGACCGTCAAGATCTCCGGCACCTACCGCTGCCGCAACAACGTCGGCCCGGTCTTCGTCAGCTCCAACGTCGGCCAGGGGGCCAGTTCCTCCGACAGCCTCGGATCCGTGACGGTCCGTTACGCCATCGGCGGCACCCATGCCGTGTGCGACGGCGCCAAGCACCGCTGGGAGAACACCGGCAAGCCCGCGCCGCGCTCGCTCAAGGCCGGCAAGGCCAAGGTCGAGGTCACGCTGATGGAGCTGCGCCCCTGGGGCGGACTGCCCCTGATGCCACACTTCCACGCCCAGTTGCAGCAGGACGTCACCCTGGCCAAGGGCTGAAGAACCAGGGCGACGTCACGCTGTCGCGCCTCCTCCCGCACGGGAGGAGGCGCGACTGTGTTTCGGAACGATCTCATTAGTTGAGAATTCACCGACCTGAGTGAATGTTGGTAAGCCTTGCCTTATATATTGATCCACATGCGCACCACCGCCTCCCGCAGCCTTATCGCGGCACTCGCTCTCACCCCGTTGCTGGCCGGCTGTTTCGCCTCGAGCGAGGGGGGTTCGGACGCCAAGGGCGCATCGGACGCCCGGCTGCGGGTCGCCCTCGCCGTGCCGCCGGTGCAGGCGCTGTCGCCGTACAGCAATGACGCCACCGTGCTGAGCAAGCTCTCCGTGGCCGAAGGCCTCACCGCGCTGGGCAAGGACGGCACCGCCGCGCCCGCACTCGCCAGGTCCTGGAAGCAGGTCAACGACACCACCTGGACCTTCGAGCTGCGCAAGGCCACCTTCCAGGACGGCACCGACGTCACCGCCGCATCGGTCGTCAGCGCGCTCGACCACGCGAACGAGGCCGAAACCAAGCCCCGGGTCCTCAGCGATGTGACCCTGACCGCGAAGGCCGAGGACGCCGACACGGTCACCATCACCACCAAGACCGCCGACCCCGTGCTCCCGCTGCGACTCGCCAGCCCCGCGCTGGCCATCCTCTCGGCCAAGGCGTACGCGAAGGACGGCACCGTGAGCCCGGTCGGCACCGGAACCGGCCCCTTCGAGATCACCAAGCTGACCGGCAAGACCAAGGCCACGCTCGACCGTTACGACGGCTACTGGGGCGGCAAGGCCAAGGCGTCCGGCATCGACGTGAGCTGGATCGCCGACGGCACCGCCCGCGCCAACGCCCTGCGCAGCGGCGACGTCGACATCGCCGAGTGGATTCCCACCTCCCAGGCGAAGCTCCTCGACCAGAACACCCGCCACGAAGTGCCCTCCGTACGGACCGACAGTCTGGTCCTCAACACCGGCAGCGGCATGTTCACCGACCCGACGCTGCGTGCCGCCGCCCGCGAGGCCGTGGACGGCGGCGCCCTCGTCGACTCGGTCTTCAGCGGCTACGCCGACCCCGCCAAGGGCCTGTTCGGGCCCGCCGTCTCCTGGGCCGCCGACGACCGGGTGGCGGTGACCGGACGCGCCAAGGCCGCGACCACCGCCCAGATCGCGTCGAAGACCAAGGGCAAGACCCTGCGCCTGGCCACCTACACCAACCGCGCCGAACTCCCCGAGGCCGCGACCGTCCTCCAGCAGCAGCTGGAGAAGGCCGGGTTCAGGGTCAAGCAGGACGTACGCGAGTACACGCAGATGGAGGCCGACCTCCTCGCGGGCAAGTACGACGCGCTGGTCTTCTCCCGGGTGACCCTGCTCGACACCGGCGACGCGGTCGCCTACCTCGCGAGCGACTACATGAGTGACGGTGTCTACAACATCGCCGGGCTGAAGGACTCCAAGGTCGACCAGGCCATCAAGTCGGCGGCCGAGGAAGGCGACACGGACCGGCGGCGTCAGAAGATCATGCGGGCCGAGGCGGAGATCCTGCGCACCGACGCCGTCGTGCCGCTCGTCCACGAGAAGGTCGTCCAGGGCATCGCCGCCGATGTGGAGGGTGTGCTGCTCGACCCCTACGAGCGCTCGCTGGTCGACATCGACACGCGACTGAAGTAGCGGCCGATGAGCGTCACCGCGGTTCGTGCCGGGGTCGGCCGGGCCGTCGCCGGGACCGTGCTGCTGGCGGCCGTCTCCCTGCTGCCCTGGCTGTCCGGGACCGACCCCGCGCTGACCGTCCTGCGGGCGCGCTCAGCCGACCAGGATCCGACCCCGGCGCAGCTGACCGCCGTACGCGAACAACTCGGCCTGGACGAGGGGCCGCTCGCGCATCTCGTGCACTGGCTGGGCGGGCTGCCGCGCGGGGACGCGGGCGTCTCCTGGGTGTCGGGCGAACCGGTGCTGCCCGAGGTGTCGTCCGCCTTCGGGGTGTCCGTCACGCTGATGCTGGGCGCGCTCGTGGTCACCGTGGTGGTCGCCGGGCTGGTGTGCGCCCGCACCCTGTATCTCGGGTCGCGGCGACGGCTGCGGCAGGGGCGGGCGGGCACCGGGGCCGCTGTTCTCGCCGCGCTGCCCAAGTTCCTGCTGGCCTCGCTGCTCGCCACGGTGTGCGGGGTGTGGCTGGGCTGGTTCCCCTCCAGCGGCTGGGAGGGGCCGGCGTCGATGGTGCTGCCCGCGCTCGCGCTCGGCGTGCCGTCCGGGGCGATGATCGGCGGGATGCTCGCCCCGGCGCTGCCCGCCGCCTTCCACGAACCCTGGGCGCGGGCCTGGCACGCCTCCGGGTTCCCGCCCGGCCTCATCGCCCGCAATGCCCTGCGCCGCACGCTGTCCGGGGTGCTCCCGCAGCTGCTGCCGACGGTCGTCGCCCTGGTCGGCGGTGCGGTCGCGGTGGAGAAGATCTTCAACATCCCGGGGCTCGGGGGGCTCGCCCTGGATGCCGCCATGGCCCAGGATCTGCCGCCGCTGCAGACCGCGACGCTGGCCCTCGTCCTGCTCGGCGTCGCCGCAGGCCTCCTCATCCAGGCCCTGCGACGCGCCCTCCTCGGCCCCGCCCTGCGCGACGGCGCCCTGCCCGCACTGCACCCACCGGCCCTTGCGCGCCCACGCTCCCTCCGCCGGCTCACCGGACTGTGCGCCCTCGCCCTGTTCACCCTGGTGGTGGCGGGACTGCTGCGTGATCCGCTGCAGGTGGACACGGCGGCCCGGCTGCTGCCGCCCTCGGCCGCGCATCCGCTGGGCACGGACTCCCTCGGCCGCGACCTGCTGGCCCGGCTTGGCCACGGAGCGCTGCGCACGGCGGGCATCGCCCTCGCGGTCACGGCCGTCAGCATCGTCATCGGGCTGCTGCTCGGCATGGCGGCACGAGCGAGCGCGGGCCTGACCGAAGTGATGTCGACGCTGCCGGCCGTCCTCGCCGGACTGCTGACGACGGCGGTGACCGGACCGTCTGCATGGGGTGCGGCCCTTGCGGTATGCCTGGTGGGCTGGACTCCGTACGCCGCACAGACCGCCGCGTTGGCCGAGGAGGAACGCGCGAGCGGCCACTGGCTCGCCTCGGTCTCGCTCGGCGCCGCCCCCCGGTATCTGCTGCGCCGTCACCTGCTGCCCGCGGTGCTGCCCGCCGTCCTGCGCAACGCCCTGCTACGGCTGCCCACCACCGTCCTCGTCCTGGCCTCCCTCGGCTTCCTCGGCCTGGGCGAACAGCCGCCCACCCCGGAGTGGGGCCGCCTGCTGTCCGAGAACCAGCCCTACGCCGAACTGGCCCCCTGGACCGTTCTCGCCCCGGCCGGCGCGCTCGCCCTGCTCGCCGTACTCGCCGTGTCCGCCACGGAGTCGGGAGGGACGACCGGGGCCCGACGGGCCCGACGCCGTCGCACAGAGCCTGCCGGCGCGCCCTGAGCCCTTTTGGGGGACCGGCCGAGGGGCGAGTGTCAGTGGCGGATGTCACGCTGGGGTCACACAGGTCCTGCGAAAGGGAATCACCGTGATCACCACAGATTTCGTCCCCGGCTCACCCTGTTGGCTCGACCTCGGTGCCCCCGATGTCCCGGCCGCCGCGGCTTTCTACAGGGCCGTGCTCGGCTGGGACTACGAGTCCATGGGGGAAGGCGAGGACATGGAAGGCGGGATGTTCCGGAAGGACGGCAAGATCGTCGCCGGACTCGGCAAGCTCACCGAGGAGGGCGCGCGCTCGGCCTGGATGATCTATCACTGCGTCACCGACGCGGACGCCACCACCCAGGCCGTGCAGAGCGCGGGCGGCACGGTGCGGGTCGCGCCCATGGACCTCGACGAGTGGGGCCGGATGGCGCAGTACAGCGATCCGCTGGGCGGCCAGTTCGCCGTCTGGCAGCCGGGCACGAACAAGGGCGTCGAGCTGGTGGACGAGCCGGGCTCGCTGTCCTGGACCGAGCTGTACACGAGCGACGCCACGGCCGCGAAGGAGTTCTACGGCGGTGTCTTCGGCTGGCAGTTCAGTGACACGGAACTGCCCGGCGGCTCAGGCACGTACTCCCTCATCACCCCCGCGGGGGTGCCCGAGGAGCGGATGCACGGCGGCCTCATGGAACTCCCCAAGGAGAGCCTCGCCCTGGCGGACGGACGGCCGTACTGGCACCCGGTCTTCGCCGTCGCCGACTGCGACGCCGCGGTCGCCAAGGTCACCGAGAACGGCGGCAGCGTGCAGATGGGCCCGGAGGACGCGGAGGGCGTCGGCCGGCTGGCCGTCTGCCTCGACTCGGCGAACGCGGACTTCGTGGTCCTCACCCCGACCAGCCCTAGCTGAACCCCGGTTCTCCGTGCTCACGCTGCCGCGATGTGCCGTCATTCGTCTGCGGCGCCGTCGTGGCTGGTTGCGCCCGCGCGGCGGAGCCGCATGTTGTCACAGCCCCGCGCCCCTTCGGGGCGCTGCCGAACCGCCACGTACTGAGCGAGGCGGGCTGCTGCGTCGAGCATTGCGAGACCCCGGGCAGTGAGTCTGCGCCGCCAGTCGTCGAGGGCCGCGGACAGCGCCTGGGTGCCGCCGGCGGTGCGGATCTGCTGGACCACGGTGGAGATGTGGTCCAGCGGATAGCCGCCCCGTCTGAGGAGGTGGGCGAGTTCCGCGTCGCGGATGTCGGCGGCGCCGTAGGTGCGGTGCCCGGTGACCGGCTCGCGGTCGGGGGCGAGGATGCCCGCGACTTCCCAGTTGCGGAGGGTCGCCGCGGTGACGCCCAGGCGGTGCGCCAGTTCGCCGACGCTGAGGGGCTCGGTGGCTGCGGGGGTCTGCGGGGCGGTGTCCGGGCCGGCGGTCAGGTGCTCTACGGCCCGGGCGACCGCGTCCAGGGTTTCCCGGTCGCGCAGGAGTTGGGCGTGACCGCGGTCGACGGCCGTCAGCGCGGCGTCGAGTTCGTCCGCGTTGAGCGACCTCATGATCTGCCCGCTCACGGCGTAGCCGTGCGCCGGGACGAGCGCCAGGTAGGCGCGGAGGGCCGCCGCATGCGTCTCGGTGTAGGTCCGGTAGCCGGACGGGGTGCGCTCGGCCGGCGGGATGCAGCCGTCGCGCTCGTAGTTGCGGACCGCCTGGGTCGAGATGCCGTGCTCGCGGGCGAGGTCGACGGGGCGCAGACGATCCACGGTTGAGACTTTAGCGCATTCGTCCTGGGAGTCTTCGGGGAAAGTCTCAACACGTGTTGCAGATATACGATTAAGGGGCATGACCAGGGAAGTTCAGGAACTCAGCACCAAGTCATCGCACATCGCCGACAGCCACGACCTGATCCGCGTGCACGGTGCGCGCGAGAACAACCTCAAGAACGTCGACATCGAGATCCCCAAGCGGCGGCTGACGGTGTTCACCGGTGTCTCCGGCTCGGGCAAGAGCTCGCTGGTGTTCGACACGATCGCCGCGGAGTCGCAGCGGCTGATCAACGAGACGTACAGCGCTTTCGTACAGGGCTTCATGCCCACGCTGGGGCGGCCCGACGTCGACGTACTCGACGGGCTGACGACCGCGATCATCGTCGACCAGCGGCCGATGGGGGCCAGTCCCCGGTCCACGGTCGGCACCGCCACCGACGCGGGAGCGTTGCTGCGCATCCTGTTCAGTCGGCTCGCCCAGCCGTACATCGGCTCGCAGCAGGCGTTCTCCTTCAACATCGCCTCGGCCGAGGCGTCGGGCACGCTGGTGGTGAACGGGAAACGGATCGAGAAGGCCATCAGCGTGGTCGGCGGGATGTGCCCGCGCTGCGAAGGCACGGGAACCGTTTCCGACGTCGATCCCACCCGGCTCTACGACGACTCCCAGTCGCTCGCCGGCGGAGCGATCACTGTTCCGGGGTGGAAGGCGGACAGCTGGGTGGTGCAGTCGTTCACCGAATCCGGTTTCCTCGACCCGCACAAGCCGATCCGTGACTACACCGGCGAAGAACTGCACGACTTTCTGCACCGGGACCCGGTCAAGGTGAAGGTGAGGGGGCTCAACACCACATACGAGGGCCTGATCGCGCGGGTCCGGAAGGCGTTCCTGTCCAAGGACCGGGAGACGCTGCAGCCGCACATCCGTGCTTTCGTGGACCGGGCGGTGACGTTCTCCGTCTGTCCCGCGTGCCACGGCACGCGGCTCAGCGAAACCACCCGCTCCTCGAAGATCGACGGGATCAGCATCGCCGACGCCTGTGCGATGCAGATCAGCGATCTGGCCGCATGGATCCGCGGCCTCGACGAGCCGTCGGTGGCGACGCTGCTCAAGGCGCTCGGCGAGACCCTCGACTCGTTCGTCGCGATCGGTCTCGGCTATCTCTCGCTCGACCGGGCGTCGGGCACGCTCTCGGGCGGCGAGGCCCAGCGCACCAAGATGATCCGCCACCTCGGCTCCGCGCTCACCGACGTCACCTACGTCTTCGACGAGCCCACCGTCGGCCTGCACCCGCACGACATCCAGCGCATGAACGAACTGCTGCTCCAACTGCGGGACAAGGGCAACACCGTGCTGGTCGTGGAGCACAAGCCGGAGGTGATCGCGATCGCCGACCATGTCGTCGACCTCGGTCCGACGGCAGGGGCGGCCGGCGGCGAGGTGGTCTTCGAGGGCACGGTGGAAGGGCTGCGGGCTTGCGGCACGCTCACCGGACGGCACCTGGACGACCGGGCCTCGGTCAAGCGGTCGGTGCGCAGGCCGTCCGGCGTGCTGGAGGTGCGCGGCGCGACGGCCCACAACCTGTGCGACGTCGACGTGGACATCCCGCTCGGCGTGCTCACCGTGGTCACCGGGGTCGCCGGCTCCGGCAAGAGTTCGCTGATCCATGGCTCGGTGGCCGGACGGGACGGCGTGGTGACGGTGGACCAGGGGGCCATCAGGGGTTCCCGGCGCAGCAATCCGGCGACGTACACCGGACTGCTCGACCCGATCCGCAAGGCGTTCGCGAAGGCCAACGGCGTGAAACCGGCGCTGTTCAGCCCCAACTCCGAGGGCGCCTGCCCCCATTGCAAGGGCGCCGGCATGATCTACACCGACCTGGCGATCATGGCCGGTATCGCCACGACCTGCGAGGAGTGCGAGGGGAGGCGGTTCCAGGCGTCGGTCCTTCAGTACCGGCTCGGCGGGCGGGACATCAGCGAGGTGCTGGCGATGCCGGTGACCGAGGCCGAGGAGTTCTTCGGGACCGGCGAGGCACGCACCCCGGCCGCGCACACCGCCCTTCACCGGCTCACCGACGTCGGGCTCGGCTACCTCACTCTCGGCCAGCCGCTCACCACCTTGTCCGGCGGCGAACGGCAACGCCTCAAGCTGGCCGCCCACA
This genomic window from Streptomyces sp. DG2A-72 contains:
- a CDS encoding DUF6299 family protein; protein product: MPVRPVPAVLASTGAALLLLAAAPSAPAAPPAPADTKEMVTVDKTARIAADGTVKISGTYRCRNNVGPVFVSSNVGQGASSSDSLGSVTVRYAIGGTHAVCDGAKHRWENTGKPAPRSLKAGKAKVEVTLMELRPWGGLPLMPHFHAQLQQDVTLAKG
- a CDS encoding ABC transporter substrate-binding protein, with protein sequence MRTTASRSLIAALALTPLLAGCFASSEGGSDAKGASDARLRVALAVPPVQALSPYSNDATVLSKLSVAEGLTALGKDGTAAPALARSWKQVNDTTWTFELRKATFQDGTDVTAASVVSALDHANEAETKPRVLSDVTLTAKAEDADTVTITTKTADPVLPLRLASPALAILSAKAYAKDGTVSPVGTGTGPFEITKLTGKTKATLDRYDGYWGGKAKASGIDVSWIADGTARANALRSGDVDIAEWIPTSQAKLLDQNTRHEVPSVRTDSLVLNTGSGMFTDPTLRAAAREAVDGGALVDSVFSGYADPAKGLFGPAVSWAADDRVAVTGRAKAATTAQIASKTKGKTLRLATYTNRAELPEAATVLQQQLEKAGFRVKQDVREYTQMEADLLAGKYDALVFSRVTLLDTGDAVAYLASDYMSDGVYNIAGLKDSKVDQAIKSAAEEGDTDRRRQKIMRAEAEILRTDAVVPLVHEKVVQGIAADVEGVLLDPYERSLVDIDTRLK
- a CDS encoding ABC transporter permease subunit, producing MSVTAVRAGVGRAVAGTVLLAAVSLLPWLSGTDPALTVLRARSADQDPTPAQLTAVREQLGLDEGPLAHLVHWLGGLPRGDAGVSWVSGEPVLPEVSSAFGVSVTLMLGALVVTVVVAGLVCARTLYLGSRRRLRQGRAGTGAAVLAALPKFLLASLLATVCGVWLGWFPSSGWEGPASMVLPALALGVPSGAMIGGMLAPALPAAFHEPWARAWHASGFPPGLIARNALRRTLSGVLPQLLPTVVALVGGAVAVEKIFNIPGLGGLALDAAMAQDLPPLQTATLALVLLGVAAGLLIQALRRALLGPALRDGALPALHPPALARPRSLRRLTGLCALALFTLVVAGLLRDPLQVDTAARLLPPSAAHPLGTDSLGRDLLARLGHGALRTAGIALAVTAVSIVIGLLLGMAARASAGLTEVMSTLPAVLAGLLTTAVTGPSAWGAALAVCLVGWTPYAAQTAALAEEERASGHWLASVSLGAAPRYLLRRHLLPAVLPAVLRNALLRLPTTVLVLASLGFLGLGEQPPTPEWGRLLSENQPYAELAPWTVLAPAGALALLAVLAVSATESGGTTGARRARRRRTEPAGAP
- a CDS encoding VOC family protein, which produces MITTDFVPGSPCWLDLGAPDVPAAAAFYRAVLGWDYESMGEGEDMEGGMFRKDGKIVAGLGKLTEEGARSAWMIYHCVTDADATTQAVQSAGGTVRVAPMDLDEWGRMAQYSDPLGGQFAVWQPGTNKGVELVDEPGSLSWTELYTSDATAAKEFYGGVFGWQFSDTELPGGSGTYSLITPAGVPEERMHGGLMELPKESLALADGRPYWHPVFAVADCDAAVAKVTENGGSVQMGPEDAEGVGRLAVCLDSANADFVVLTPTSPS
- a CDS encoding TioE family transcriptional regulator produces the protein MDRLRPVDLAREHGISTQAVRNYERDGCIPPAERTPSGYRTYTETHAAALRAYLALVPAHGYAVSGQIMRSLNADELDAALTAVDRGHAQLLRDRETLDAVARAVEHLTAGPDTAPQTPAATEPLSVGELAHRLGVTAATLRNWEVAGILAPDREPVTGHRTYGAADIRDAELAHLLRRGGYPLDHISTVVQQIRTAGGTQALSAALDDWRRRLTARGLAMLDAAARLAQYVAVRQRPEGARGCDNMRLRRAGATSHDGAADE
- a CDS encoding excinuclease ABC subunit UvrA yields the protein MTREVQELSTKSSHIADSHDLIRVHGARENNLKNVDIEIPKRRLTVFTGVSGSGKSSLVFDTIAAESQRLINETYSAFVQGFMPTLGRPDVDVLDGLTTAIIVDQRPMGASPRSTVGTATDAGALLRILFSRLAQPYIGSQQAFSFNIASAEASGTLVVNGKRIEKAISVVGGMCPRCEGTGTVSDVDPTRLYDDSQSLAGGAITVPGWKADSWVVQSFTESGFLDPHKPIRDYTGEELHDFLHRDPVKVKVRGLNTTYEGLIARVRKAFLSKDRETLQPHIRAFVDRAVTFSVCPACHGTRLSETTRSSKIDGISIADACAMQISDLAAWIRGLDEPSVATLLKALGETLDSFVAIGLGYLSLDRASGTLSGGEAQRTKMIRHLGSALTDVTYVFDEPTVGLHPHDIQRMNELLLQLRDKGNTVLVVEHKPEVIAIADHVVDLGPTAGAAGGEVVFEGTVEGLRACGTLTGRHLDDRASVKRSVRRPSGVLEVRGATAHNLCDVDVDIPLGVLTVVTGVAGSGKSSLIHGSVAGRDGVVTVDQGAIRGSRRSNPATYTGLLDPIRKAFAKANGVKPALFSPNSEGACPHCKGAGMIYTDLAIMAGIATTCEECEGRRFQASVLQYRLGGRDISEVLAMPVTEAEEFFGTGEARTPAAHTALHRLTDVGLGYLTLGQPLTTLSGGERQRLKLAAHMAGTGSVYILDEPTSGLHLADVEQLLGLLDRLVDSGKSVIVVEHHQAVMAHADWIIDLGPGAGHDGGRIVFEGTPADLVAARSTLTGEHLAEYVGSRLLCAAPSWLVAQFPAPL